A genome region from Acidobacteriota bacterium includes the following:
- a CDS encoding low-specificity L-threonine aldolase, translating to MQEVVDLRSDTVTQPDEAMRAAMAAAPVGDDVYGEDPSVNALEARACEITGKEAALFVPSGSMANLIAQMVHARPGEAVLAGDESHCLLFEGGSGAAVAGLMYQVVAGIPQPGADRIADLLRPGDLHTPRTALVWVENTHNMAGGTVIPVEELERIAGVCRDAGVPLHMDGARLFNAAVATGVPIRRWASCVDSLSFALSKGLGAPVGSVLCGDAAFRARALRLRKMLGGGMRQAGILAAAGLHALEHNVGRLAEDHRNAARLARALAGHPRLAIDLQRVQTNIVMAEVIGGEAEELARRCAERGVLFHALGARRVRFVTHLGVSAADVDRALAVIREALDDLPGG from the coding sequence ATGCAAGAAGTGGTCGATCTGCGCTCCGACACCGTCACCCAGCCGGACGAGGCGATGCGCGCCGCGATGGCGGCGGCGCCGGTGGGCGACGACGTCTACGGGGAGGATCCGTCGGTCAACGCGCTCGAGGCGCGCGCCTGCGAGATCACGGGCAAGGAGGCGGCGCTCTTCGTTCCCTCCGGCTCGATGGCCAACCTGATCGCGCAGATGGTGCATGCCCGGCCGGGAGAGGCGGTTCTCGCCGGGGACGAAAGCCACTGCCTGCTGTTCGAGGGCGGGTCGGGAGCCGCCGTGGCCGGCCTGATGTATCAGGTCGTCGCCGGGATCCCGCAGCCGGGCGCGGACCGGATCGCCGACCTTCTCCGTCCCGGGGACCTCCACACGCCGCGGACCGCGCTGGTCTGGGTCGAGAACACGCACAACATGGCAGGTGGGACGGTGATCCCCGTGGAGGAACTCGAGCGGATCGCCGGGGTCTGCCGCGACGCGGGCGTGCCGCTCCACATGGACGGAGCTCGGCTGTTCAACGCGGCCGTGGCCACCGGGGTCCCGATCCGGCGGTGGGCCTCCTGCGTGGATTCCCTCTCCTTCGCCCTGTCCAAGGGGCTGGGCGCTCCGGTGGGGTCGGTTCTCTGCGGGGACGCGGCCTTCCGCGCCCGGGCGCTCCGGCTGAGGAAGATGCTCGGGGGCGGCATGCGACAGGCCGGCATCCTCGCGGCCGCCGGACTCCACGCGCTGGAGCACAACGTGGGCCGGCTCGCCGAAGACCACCGGAACGCGGCCCGCCTGGCGCGGGCGCTCGCCGGCCACCCGCGGCTGGCGATCGATCTCCAGCGCGTGCAGACCAACATCGTGATGGCGGAGGTGATCGGCGGGGAGGCGGAGGAGCTGGCCCGGCGTTGTGCGGAGCGCGGTGTGCTGTTCCACGCCCTCGGAGCCCGCCGTGTCCGGTTCGTCACCCACCTGGGCGTGTCGGCTGCGGACGTCGATCGCGCCCTGGCGGTGATCCGCGAGGCGCTCGACGACCTGCCCGGCGGATGA
- a CDS encoding superoxide dismutase: MAFELPPLPYAYDALEPYIDTQTMTLHHDKHHAAYVNNTNKILADHPDLASKPIDELIAHLNELPESIRTAVRNNGGGHFNHTIFWSIMGPNAGGDPTGPVAEAIGKRFGSFGAFKEQFNKAGLSRFGSGWVWLIRTKNGDLEVVSTANQDSPLTDGHYPIMGNDVWEHAYYLKYQNRRADYLEAWWNVVNWEAVNRRFEEAMR, encoded by the coding sequence ATGGCTTTCGAGCTCCCGCCCCTTCCCTACGCGTACGATGCCCTGGAGCCGTACATCGACACGCAGACCATGACGCTCCACCACGACAAGCACCACGCGGCGTACGTCAACAACACGAACAAGATCCTCGCCGATCACCCCGACCTCGCGTCGAAGCCGATCGACGAGCTGATCGCGCACCTGAACGAGCTGCCTGAATCGATCCGCACCGCCGTGCGCAACAACGGCGGCGGACACTTCAACCACACCATCTTCTGGTCGATCATGGGCCCGAACGCGGGAGGCGATCCGACCGGCCCGGTGGCCGAGGCGATCGGGAAGCGGTTCGGCAGCTTCGGCGCGTTCAAGGAGCAGTTCAACAAGGCCGGGCTCTCTCGCTTCGGAAGCGGCTGGGTCTGGTTGATCCGCACGAAGAACGGCGACCTGGAGGTCGTCAGCACGGCCAACCAGGACAGCCCGCTCACCGACGGGCACTACCCGATCATGGGCAACGACGTCTGGGAACACGCCTACTACCTCAAGTACCAGAACCGCCGCGCCGACTATCTCGAGGCGTGGTGGAACGTGGTGAACTGGGAAGCGGTCAACCGCCGCTTCGAGGAAGCGATGCGCTGA